A DNA window from Daucus carota subsp. sativus chromosome 3, DH1 v3.0, whole genome shotgun sequence contains the following coding sequences:
- the LOC108210445 gene encoding uncharacterized protein LOC108210445 isoform X1 yields MSSENNDGRDENSWPQSNRNNNNKATKESEDMRLWGILIFGFIGASVTTLAVRQLRATVDWFSAQMTRSQSSWRTAKGGTFRTSFQEEAWKRYNRRMQEEYEEELERVERIRRMQSVFNRERNKHKRGYESWREYGPGQYHQHFQRDDWYWKTDTSTRDRRSNYGQTPQNNISYSLSHHYTVLGLDRSRTKPYTEDEIKTAFRVKAKQFHPDQNQDNKVAAEEKFKEVMTSYEAIKSERKDKK; encoded by the exons ATGAGCAGCGAAAATAATGATGGGCGAGATGAGAATTCATGGCCTCAATCAAATAGAAACAATAACAATAAAGCTACCAAAGAGTCTGAGGATATGCGTTTATGGGGTATCTTGATTTTTGGTTTTATTGGAGCTAGTGTTACTACTTTGGCT GTTAGGCAGTTGCGGGCAACAGTTGATTGGTTCAGTGCTCAG ATGACCAGATCTCAGTCATCGTGGAGAACAGCAAAAGGTGGTACATTCCGCACAAGTTTTCAGGAGGAAGCATGGAAAAGATATAATCGACGAATGCAGGAAGAATACGAAGAAGAACTGGAAAGAGTG GAACGCATAAGACGCATGCAGAGTGTCTTCaatagagagagaaacaaaCATAAAAGAGGGTATGAGAGCTGGAGGGAATATGGCCCCGGTCAATATCATCAGCATTTCCAGAGGGACGATTGGTACTGGAAGACAGACACATCAACTAGAGATCGAAGGAGTAACTATGGTCAGACTCCACAAAATAACATAAGTTATTCATTGTCCCACCACTACACAGTTTTGGGTCTAGACAG GTCGAGGACAAAACCATACACAGAAGATGAGATAAAG ACTGCATTCCGGGTCAAAGCAAAGCAGTTCCATCCAGATCAGAATCAGGATAATAAAG TTGCTGCTGAAGAGAAATTTAAGGAGGTTATGACATCTTATGAGGCTATAAAATCAGAAAGGAAAGACAAGAAGTAA
- the LOC108210826 gene encoding uncharacterized protein LOC108210826, with the protein MVRSCVHLVGTLIVCFWAIMANSEYMKYKDPGLPVQVRVKDLLSRMTLEEKMGQMTEIEQSVASFEVMQNYFIGAVYNDGGSVPGKQGSPEDWVNVVNEIQMGALSTRLGIPMIYGADVVHGHTFAYTATVFPHNIGLGATRDVTLIKKIGAATALEVRATGIRYAFAPCIAVCRDPRWGRCYESYSEDPTTVRAMTEFIPGLQGDIPDNSLKGYPFVSAEDKVAACAKHYVGDGGTIKGINEGNTLASWDELLNVHMPAYYDSISKGVATVMISFSSWNGVKMHANRALITDFLKNTLKFKGFVISDSKGLDRLTSPMHSNYTYSIETAINAGIDMVMVPFNYTEFIDGLSFLVRNNFISMRRIDDAVERILRVKLLMGLFENPLADYSMAKYLGCKEHRELAREAVRKSLVLLKNGNSAKQTLLPLPKIASRILVAGTHADNTGYQCGGWTIEWQGLSGNVKGGTSILTAIKRTVDAATEIVYQENPDTSFLKSNKFSYAIVVVGEYPYAESDGDNTNLTIPEPGPSIITNVCATVKCVVVLISGRPVVVEPYLSTVDALVAAWLPGSEGQGIADVLFGDYEFTGKLPRTWFKSVDQLPMNVGDEKYDPLFPFGFGLTTEPIQTVSAPRDQLE; encoded by the exons ATGGTAAGGAGTTGTGTACATCTTGTTGGGACTCTTATTGTTTGTTTTTGGGCTATCATGGCAAACTCGGAGTACATGAAATATAAAGATCCTGGCCTCCCCGTACAAGTGCGAGTCAAGGATTTATTGAGTAGGATGACCTTGGAGGAAAAGATGGGACAGATGACGGAGATTGAACAAAGTGTGGCATCGTTTGAGGTCATGCAGAACTATTTTATTG GAGCGGTGTATAATGATGGAGGGAGTGTTCCAGGCAAACAGGGATCTCCAGAGGACTGGGTCAATGTTGTGAATGAAATTCAAATGGGCGCTCTGTCAACACGCCTTGGGATACCGATGATTTATGGAGCAGATGTTGTTCATGGCCATACTTTTGCTTACACTGCAACAGTTTTTCCACATAACATTGGTTTAGGAGCAACCAG GGATGTTACATTGATCAAAAAGATTGGAGCAGCTACTGCTCTTGAAGTCAGGGCCACGGGAATTCGTTATGCGTTTGCACCTTGTATTGCG GTTTGTAGAGATCCAAGATGGGGCCGCTGTTATGAAAGTTATAGCGAAGATCCCACAACAGTTCGAGCGATGACTGAGTTCATACCAGGACTACAGGGAGACATACCTGATAATTCTCTCAAGGGTTACCCCTTTGTTTCTGCAGA GGATAAAGTTGCAGCATGTGCCAAGCATTACGTTGGTGATGGTGGAACTATCAAAGGCATTAATGAGGGTAATACTCTTGCAAGCTGGGATGAATTGCTTAACGTCCATATGCCAGCCTACTATGATTCCATTAGCAAGGGTGTGGCAACTGTCATGATCTCCTTTTCGAGTTGGAATGGAGTAAAAATGCATGCCAATCGTGCTCTTATTACTGACTTcttaaaaaatactttaaagTTCAAG GGATTCGTTATTTCAGATTCAAAAGGTCTTGACAGGCTGACATCTCCAATGCATTCAAATTACACATATTCCATCGAGACTGCAATTAATGCTGGCATTGACATG GTAATGGTACCATTTAACTATACAGAATTTATAGATGGTCTATCATTCCTGGTGAGAAACAACTTTATTTCCATGAGACGTATTGACGATGCAGTAGAGAGAATTTTAAGGGTGAAGCTTCTGATGGGTCTTTTTGAGAATCCATTGGCTGACTATAGCATGGCCAAGTATTTGGGTTGTAAG GAGCATAGAGAACTGGCAAGGGAGGCTGTGAGAAAATCACTTGTTCTGTTGAAGAATGGAAATTCCGCAAAGCAAACTTTGCTGCCGCTTCCTAAAATTGCATCAAGAATTCTTGTTGCAGGAACTCATGCTGACAATACTGGATACCAGTGTGGTGGTTGGACAATTGAATGGCAAGGTCTTAGCGGCAACGTTAAAGGGG GTACATCTATACTAACTGCTATCAAAAGAACAGTTGACGCAGCAACTGAAATTGTGTATCAAGAAAACCCGGATACCAGCTTCCTCAAGTCCAACAAATTCTCTTACGCCATAGTAGTAGTAGGGGAGTACCCATATGCAGAATCAGACGGAGACAATACAAACTTAACAATCCCCGAACCTGGTCCAAGCATCATCACAAATGTTTGCGCAACTGTGAAATGTGTGGTAGTCCTTATCAGTGGCCGTCCAGTAGTTGTTGAGCCATATTTGTCTACGGTCGATGCCCTGGTAGCTGCCTGGCTTCCAGGATCAGAGGGACAAGGCATTGCAGATGTTCTGTTTGGAGACTATGAATTCACAGGCAAGCTTCCGAGGACGTGGTTTAAGAGTGTTGATCAACTGCCAATGAATGTTGGAGATGAAAAGTATGATCCGCTGTTTCCATTTGGTTTTGGTCTCACAACTGAACCTATCCAGACTGTTTCAGCACCAAGAGACCAGTTAGAGTAA
- the LOC108210445 gene encoding uncharacterized protein LOC108210445 isoform X2, giving the protein MSSENNDGRDENSWPQSNRNNNNKATKESEDMRLWGILIFGFIGASVTTLAVRQLRATVDWFSAQMTRSQSSWRTAKGGTFRTSFQEEAWKRYNRRMQEEYEEELERVERIRRMQSVFNRERNKHKRGYESWREYGPGQYHQHFQRDDWYWKTDTSTRDRRSNYGQTPQNNISYSLSHHYTVLGLDRSRTKPYTEDEIKVRIECYLRLLHY; this is encoded by the exons ATGAGCAGCGAAAATAATGATGGGCGAGATGAGAATTCATGGCCTCAATCAAATAGAAACAATAACAATAAAGCTACCAAAGAGTCTGAGGATATGCGTTTATGGGGTATCTTGATTTTTGGTTTTATTGGAGCTAGTGTTACTACTTTGGCT GTTAGGCAGTTGCGGGCAACAGTTGATTGGTTCAGTGCTCAG ATGACCAGATCTCAGTCATCGTGGAGAACAGCAAAAGGTGGTACATTCCGCACAAGTTTTCAGGAGGAAGCATGGAAAAGATATAATCGACGAATGCAGGAAGAATACGAAGAAGAACTGGAAAGAGTG GAACGCATAAGACGCATGCAGAGTGTCTTCaatagagagagaaacaaaCATAAAAGAGGGTATGAGAGCTGGAGGGAATATGGCCCCGGTCAATATCATCAGCATTTCCAGAGGGACGATTGGTACTGGAAGACAGACACATCAACTAGAGATCGAAGGAGTAACTATGGTCAGACTCCACAAAATAACATAAGTTATTCATTGTCCCACCACTACACAGTTTTGGGTCTAGACAG GTCGAGGACAAAACCATACACAGAAGATGAGATAAAGGTACGAATTGAGTGTTATCTAAGGCTTCTGCATTATTGA